GCAGTTGACGATCACATCGTAATCGGAGTCGGCGACAAATGCCTCCAGGTCTGTTATCCTCTTCTGAACAACTATTCCTCCGTTGCGGGCGAAACGCTTCATCAAATACGGAAGCAGTTTAATGGGCTCCGAGGTGTAGGTAACGAAGGATAGGCCTGACCTGGAAATAGTGAATCAGTTTTAATCAATTATAAGCTTAGACTAGCCAGGAAATAATATGAACTATAGGGTTTAGCAACTGCTACCAAAATGTAACAAATAAGTAATATTAAGTATATTGAGTATATTAAGTAATATTattgaagtatttttaaataaaataattgtagtATGTGTTTAATATATATCAGAAAAATTAAAGGTATAGCTATTcttcaaattataaaaaatcataaagacgttatttaaaataaattaaattaaataaactctaATCCTTACGTAAACTTAACGCTGCGTCCTTTATTGTAGGCAGCGAGTTGTTCCTGAGACAGATCCTCGGCTCCATAGACAATGTCGCGCCAGAAATCCTCAACGGTGTCCACCGTGGAGGTGTTCAGCCGAATGCAGGGCAGCAGACACACACCAGCCTCTCCGGCATCTCCACTTAGCCAGATCTCCTCCAGAAATTTGTGCATACTTTTCGACCATTTGCtgctcaaaaaatatattttatggaaatACGAAATCAAGAATTCGAAGTACTTACTAGACTTTCGATTGCGAAGTGCCGCCCAGTAGATAGGGACCCCAGAGTCCCGCCGATCCATCGCCTGTGGTGTTGGGCGTGAAGTCCTCCGATATAATCGTCACCCTTATCGGTGACTTTGCCTCTCTTTTGTAGTGTTCCAATATCTTAATGGCACTGGACACACCATTCACCCCGGCCCCGATTACTGCAATGTTCATCATTGCTGCGATCCGATTAGCTTGGCAACTCAAAGCAAACTAAAAACTCTTATCAGGCTTCTAAGCAGATCTGAGAGCTATTAACTCGCAGTAGCTGATAACAAAGCTTTCGGCAACAAAGAGGAAGCTTCTTGGCTGTTTGCATCGGAATTATAAAGATTAGAATGGGAAAAGTGCATTTAAATGGAatggaattaattttatttttagaaagtgaTCCTTAATATAATAAGCCATTCTATAAAGAAAGGTTATGTTTTGTAActgataatattttgtaaagtcTAGTAGGCTGGAGATTTAACAAGCTGGCCTTGCGTATCCGCTCAAACGGAACCGAATATGGACTAGGATATGGGAAGCAATCCCCATTCGATTTCTAGCCCTCGGACCCTTCGTTTCGGCCTGCTtctaaatttccaaaattccaaattttctTTCGAAAATAGTTTAGCCAAAATAAAGTAAGTTAGGGGTAGCATATAGGGTACACATATTTTTAATCCCTTCGTCCTGCTGCAGCGCTCGACGGGCTCAACATGTGTGACGGATGTGGATCATTGGAGGTGAGTAGCTTGGATCCTCCTATAACCATCTGACCTCCAATGCAATCCAATCACCTTTCAGCCGCGTGGATGCCGCAGTCGGGAGCTGCGCTGCGGCATCATGTACACCACCTGTGACTGCGTGAAGCGGAATGGCCTGCAGGACAAGTGTCCGCGGTCCGCCTGCCAGGGCAGACCGGCCTGCCTGTGCTTCCCGTTCCCCACCTGCGGTCCGGCGGCCTTTCCCCTGCGCTACGCCAACATGACGATGGGCGTGAACAACAAGCGGATGCGCTGTGCGGCTACCGGAGCTCCGAACGGCGGTGCCTGTGGCGGTCGTGCTGCCGGCGGCTGCTGTGGCTGCTGTAATGGAACTCAAACGCCCTGCTGTGGCCCCCACAGTCTGCCCCGCGTGTCTGGAATTACTGTAACTCACCTGTGACGTACCCATGTAAGTCCGGTCCAGGTCTCTGTCCGTATCTCCAGTCCTTGTCCGTCCATATGTCCGCTTGTCCGTCCGTTGGGGAATCGTAAAGTGGCGACTGTGCGGGCCACACATCGCGAGTGGAAGAATAACACCCTTGGTGACGCTTTATGTCCTCCTGCAGAAGCTTAATGCCCACAGCGCTGATCCGTCCACAAGGATAGCATGCCCCGAGTCGGGATCAAAGCGAAGCCAGGCTCCAAGTCCATGACTGACCCCCAACCCTCCACATTCCGTCGCGTGTAAGTAGCTGTGACATC
The genomic region above belongs to Drosophila takahashii strain IR98-3 E-12201 chromosome 2L, DtakHiC1v2, whole genome shotgun sequence and contains:
- the Daao2 gene encoding D-amino acid oxidase — protein: MMNIAVIGAGVNGVSSAIKILEHYKREAKSPIRVTIISEDFTPNTTGDGSAGLWGPYLLGGTSQSKVYKWSKSMHKFLEEIWLSGDAGEAGVCLLPCIRLNTSTVDTVEDFWRDIVYGAEDLSQEQLAAYNKGRSVKFTSGLSFVTYTSEPIKLLPYLMKRFARNGGIVVQKRITDLEAFVADSDYDVIVNCSGLGSRTLLNDDHMYAVRGQVSRVRANWIFSAVLDESDDGNYIIPNTETVVLGGTHQERDYNTQVCPKDRQLIVEGCRRYIPGLEHSESLFDWVGLRPGRTQLRLEAERRGRKLLIHNYGHGGSGVTLCWGCADDVLDILLAAKNGSKL
- the LOC108059405 gene encoding uncharacterized protein isoform X3; protein product: MCDGCGSLEPRGCRSRELRCGIMYTTCDCVKRNGLQDKCPRSACQGRPACLCFPFPTCGPAAFPLRYANMTMGVNNKRMRCAATGAPNGGACGGRAAGGCCGCCNGTQTPCCGPHSLPRMCNGCGCCGPCNETPCCGPHSPPCGAPSPIPCSPAPGMCCPPLPEGGIPDPRVWNYYNTPPTYPCGF
- the LOC108059405 gene encoding uncharacterized protein isoform X1, producing the protein MCDGCGSLEPRGCRSRELRCGIMYTTCDCVKRNGLQDKCPRSACQGRPACLCFPFPTCGPAAFPLRYANMTMGVNNKRMRCAATGAPNGGACGGRAAGGCCGCCNGTQTPCCGPHSLPRVSGITVTHL